From the genome of Trachemys scripta elegans isolate TJP31775 chromosome 2, CAS_Tse_1.0, whole genome shotgun sequence:
GATTCAGGATAAACAagcttttgtaaataaatattttacattaggTAATACCCTGAATCTAGCTCCCCAGTTTCTCTCCCGGTGGGAAAGCGACCCTCTGCAAATCCCCTAAATCTGCTGCAAAGTGGCAACAGTAATGAACAGAAAGAATGAAGAGTTCATTAGGAGCCCTGTTCAGTTCAGTGGGAGCAGCATTCCACCCCTAATGAGGGTCTGAGGCTGTCACAGGGGGGGCCGGAGCTCCCGGGGAGCAGACACAATGAACCAGTCTCCTAAGGTTAGTTGTTCTTTCATATGCTAAGAGGTAGCTAGCTGAGGGCTGGGCGGAACCAACAGGGCTCCGGGCAAAGTCGACGAGCTCGCGATGAGAGCGAATAGCTCGCTCAGTGGGAGTGGGAGCCGGAGGCGAAACAGATCCAATCAGAGAGTCCTATCACGCCAGGGCCATGCATGAGCTGCTTTCATATGCAAATAGAGAGCGAGCGGGCGGCTGAGCCAAGCCACTTGCTGGGATCCAGCTGAAGAAGAAGCCGGCGAGGGGAAGCGGAACAAAGCGGGTGTGCGCGCCGCTGGCGCGAGCGTTAGCGCCTGTTCAGACAGGGGATGAAAAGGAAACCAACACGCTAGGCAACGGACTGCGCAACAGACATCACCCTCGCCGGATCTCCGAGGAGACATGGGCAGCGGGGTTTTTTCCCGCCTGGCTGAATAACTTGAGTGTGGAGGGCTTTGTGCTTCCGGCAGTCACTCCAGAGGGAAAGATTTTAAACCCACCAACAATGCGCCCGCAGAGGCGTTACCTCCTGGCCGTTCCTCTCCTGGGCGCGATGGTTTTCGTTGTGCTGCACAAGGGTCAGTTGCACCGGTCAAAAAAATATCCCCGGCAAACAATGTCCCACGAAAGCTACCTGCTGAAGCGAGCCTGCGATGCACTAATCGAGGAGAAGAAAGGTTTTGTTTGGGGAAACCTCCTAAAAACCTCTcgggggagttttgcctgcagtGAGTACTTAATGCACAATCACTACATAACCAGCCCTCTCTCTGCAGAAGAAGCTGCCTTTCCTTTGGCTTATATCATAACTCTACATAAAGAATTCGATACGTTTGAGAGGCTCTTCAGGGCTATTTATATGCCCCAAAATGTTTACTGTGTCCACGTGGATGAGAAGGCAACGGCTCAGTTTAAGCAAGATGTGGAGACATTGTTGAACTGTTTCCCCAATGCGTTTCTTGCCTCAAAAAATGAACCAGTCATTTATGCTGGAATATCCAGACTTCAGGCGGATTTGAACTGCATGAAAGACCTGCTGGAATCGGGCGTTCAGTGGAAGTACCTGCTCAACACGTGTGGACAAGATTTCCCCTTGAAAACCAACAAGGAAATAGTTCAGCACCTGAAAGGATATAAGGATAAAAATATCACTCCTGGGgtgctgcctcctgcccatgTGATTTCAAGAACCAAATATATCCATAAGGAGCACATAGGGACGGACTCCTCGTACA
Proteins encoded in this window:
- the LOC117873197 gene encoding N-acetyllactosaminide beta-1,6-N-acetylglucosaminyl-transferase-like, producing MRPQRRYLLAVPLLGAMVFVVLHKGQLHRSKKYPRQTMSHESYLLKRACDALIEEKKGFVWGNLLKTSRGSFACSEYLMHNHYITSPLSAEEAAFPLAYIITLHKEFDTFERLFRAIYMPQNVYCVHVDEKATAQFKQDVETLLNCFPNAFLASKNEPVIYAGISRLQADLNCMKDLLESGVQWKYLLNTCGQDFPLKTNKEIVQHLKGYKDKNITPGVLPPAHVISRTKYIHKEHIGTDSSYMKKTNVLKQSPPHNLTIYFGSAYIAVTKPFVEFILNDQRAIDLLEWSKDSYSPDEHFWVTLNRIPDVPGSMPNASWEGNLRAIKWSDKESSHGGCHGHYVRSICIYGTGDLKWLFKSVSMFANKFELKTYPLTVECLELRLRERALNQSETQVKPSWYF